A region of Jaculus jaculus isolate mJacJac1 chromosome 16, mJacJac1.mat.Y.cur, whole genome shotgun sequence DNA encodes the following proteins:
- the Cdca7l gene encoding cell division cycle-associated 7-like protein — protein sequence MELATRPQIPKEVADIFNAPSDDEDFVGFPDDVPMETLSEESCDSFNSVELGKQDVRFHSKYFTEELRKIFIEDSDSETEDFEGFTQSDLSPSGDPAETSFESEPSDGDKASPQVSEEEEDDEENPRPRRSSFGLRVAFQFPTKKSAKTPHKNRSSELFSSSRLPDRKIDLGRERGCRQAKESEDSASESEGDARAESQESSDALRKRTMNIKENKAMLARLLAELNSVPDLFPVRTPASASKKKTARRAFSEGQITRRVNPTRSARPPENFALENVTFSATRFAEELYSFRRRRTISGGKCQRYRRHRVSSFRRVEEITEEDLENVAITVGDKIYDKVLGSTCHQCRQKTIDTKTVCRNQDCGGVRGQFCGPCLRNRYGEDVRTALLDPDWMCPPCRGICNCSYCRRRDGRCATGILIHLAKFYGYDNVKEYLESLQKQLVEDK from the exons ATCCCTAAAGAAGTGGCTGACATCTTTAATGCACCCAGCGATGATGAAGACTTTGTGGGTTTCCCAGATGATGTTCCCATGGAAACCCTCTCCGAGGAGAGCTGCGATAGTTTCAACTCGGTGGAGTTGGGGAAACAG GATGTGCGTTTCCATTCCAAATATTTCACAGAAGAGTTAAGAAAAATTTTTATAGAGGACAGCGACTCGGAGACGGAAGATTTTGAAGGGTTCACGCAGAGTGACCTGAGCCCGAGCGGTGACCCGGCGGAGACG TCTTTCGAGTCAGAGCCGAGTGACGGCGACAAAGCATCTCCTCAGGtgagtgaggaggaggaagatgatgaAGAAAACCCCAGGCCTAGACGAAGCAGTTTTGGCCTCCGGGTAGCCTTCCAGTTCCCCACCAAGAAATCGGCAAAAACACCTCATAAAAATCGCTCTTCTGAGCTATTTTCTAGCTCACGCTTACCGGACAGGAAAATAGatcttgggagagagagaggctgcagACAGGCCAAGGAAAGCGAAGATTCTGCCTCCGAGTCCGAGGGCGATGCCAGGGCCGAGAGCCAGGAGAGCTCGGATGCGCTGCGGAAGCGGACCATGAACATCAAGGAGAACAAGGCCATG CTTGCTCGGTTACTGGCAGAATTGAACTCGGTGCCAGATCTTTTCCCCGTGCGAACTCCAGCCTCAGCTTCT AAGAAGAAAACGGCGCGACGGGCCTTCTCCGAGGGACAGATAACACGGCGCGTGAACCCCACGCGGAGCGCAAGGCCCCCTGAGAATTTTGCTCTAGAAAATGTCACCTTCTCAGCCACCAGATTTGCAGAAGAACTTTACAGTTTCCGAAGGAGGAGGACGATCAGTGGG GGGAAATGCCAGCGGTACCGACGTCACCGCGTATCTTCCTTTCGCCGGGTGGAGGAGATCACTGAAGAGGACTTGGAAAATGTTGCCATCACTGTTGGAGATAAAATCTATGATAAAGTTCTG GGTAGCACGTGCCATCAGTGTCGACAGAAGACCATTGACACCAAGACTGTGTGTCGGAACCAGGACTGTGGAGGCGTGCGGGGGCAGTTCTGTGGGCCATGCCTGCGGAACCGCTACGGCGAGGACGTGCGGACAGCATTGCTGGACCCG GATTGGATGTGCCCGCCCTGCCGCGGGATCTGCAACTGCAGTTACTGTCGGAGGCGTGATGGCCGCTGTGCCACGGGAATCCTCATTCACCTGGCCAAGTTTTATGGTTATGACAACGTTAAGGAATATCTAGAGAG CTTAcagaagcagctggtggaagACAAGTGA